The window ATCCCATAGTGTTCCGGCAAGTGGCCAGCGCTCATGTCTCCAGTTATGATCTGCCAGGGCAAATACTTTCATGCTGTATTACAATTATCATCATATTGTACTGATTGATCTTCCTCCTTAACGTGTGCTTCTAAAGTCATGTCCTAAAGAGGACCTGCATGCTGTTACTTGAAAGATGTGACATCAGTTTAGGGGGGCActgcttcacagtgcctgggtggtgtgagagaatgtgggtttgatccccactcagtctgtgtagactttgcgtgttctccccgtataTGCATGGGTttactccgggtgctctggtttcctcctactgtccaaagacatgccattcaggtgaaccggtgaaacagaattgcccttagtgtgtgaatgactgtgtgtgtagctaccctgtGATGCCGAGCCGCCAGGGTGACGTCTCCCCCAACCCCGGACCCCTGCCATCTCGTTCATACGCTTATTGaatttggatggatggacatcaCTTTAATTTCCAGCCTGACTGGTCTAGAGCTTACAATGCAAAATGACACAGGAATGTTCTGTCATCTgcatattttccattaatttgtgtgtgtgtgtgtgcgtgtgtgtgcgaagGTCTTCTCTCCATACCTCCTTGATCAAACCCTTAACCTTCTTCTGCTGACTGAACACCATGTCGTTCAAGTGCTTGATTCGATCCTTCAAATCTGCTGCTTCCTGCGCCAACTGCTGGGACCTAAGGGGTAACCAGACAATGAAGGACAATCGCAGCCAAGGTGGAGACTCCAGAGCCCAGGATCCAACAGCACTGATACCAGTCATGTATCAGGAGGCGGACTGAAGCTTTTAACAACATGAGATACACAATTATACAGGAATATATAGAAAGGCAGGAATGCTATTTGCACCTGCTATTTAACCTGAAACTCTACCCGTATAATAACACGGGTATTAACAGCATACCTGTAAACTTATAAGCTTCCAGTTATAATAGCTGCTCCGAATAAAACCATGTTTTTAGGAAggaaattatgtaaaataaaagtaaaatgtgacaCCAATTTCCAGTCCCGTGCTGTTTACCTGAGGACTGCAGCAGTGTCCGCATGATCTGCACGACGCAGTCGGCACAGGAGCTGCTCACACTCGTGCAGTTTCTGCTCCAGCTGGCTCTTCTCCTGTACGAACAAGGTGCTCTCGGTCAAGGACCCTGAAGCAAGTGATGCTGATGGCCCCTGGGACCTTTCAGCCAGGGCACATACTTGAATGTCCTGGGCAGTAAAGTTATGCTTCAAGTTCTCAAGTTTGTAACGGGACTCCTCGTTTCTTACCTGGACCATGCAGCTGAGCAGACGTTCCACTTCACCGATTCTCTCGTCTTTCTCTGCAATCTGGGCTTCTGCCACCTTGGCTTTCTTCTCAGCCTCTTCAATTTTCCACATGCACTCATCCAGATGTGTCTGGCATCAAAAAAAGCACACTTAATGCATTTATCCTTCTatgaatataaacataaaagcaATTGTTGATGCAAGTCCTACATATGACCCTTAGAGGGATTCACCTGTCCATCCAAAGGTCACAAAGCCTATTTGTCCACATCAAAGGCTACCATTTTACAGCAATATCTATTTACACTATTTTTACATGACAGATTTTCtcatggggggcgtggtggcgcagtgggttggacctcctcctgctctctgatgggtctggggttcgagtcccgcttggggtgccttgtgatggactggcgtcccctcctgggtgtgtctcctccccctccagccttacgccctatgttgccgggttaggctctgactccccacgaccccgtatgggacaagcggttcagaaagtgtgtgtgtgtgtgtgtgattctctcACCCGGAGCAGTTTACACTGTGCAGGATCTTATCAGAGTCTTTAGAGAGCTGCAAGCAAAGCACTTTAATGTGTtcttatatttacacttattcatttggcagatgtgACTTACATACACAGCAGCAGTTCTCCACCTGGCAAATGCACGTGGGTCATTGAAAACATACTTGCTTTTTAACATATTAAGTTTGCATGGTGCAGATAAGATGCTGCTGCTCCCTGAAGGTCGGGTTACCACGGCTACCTGTGACACAAAGTGCCCTGCTGCCCTGTGGAAACCATACGTGATACAATCAGGAGACTAAAGATGCTGGTGTACCTGGAGAGCCTTGATCTCCTCCCCGTACTTCTGCTGCTCCTCATGTAGTAGAGCCTCAAACTGGGCCTGAAGGCTTTGGGTCAGGTCACGCAGGGCTTGGGAGTTGGCTTCCTGGGAGGACTCCACCTAGTACAGGGACACAAAGTCAACACCAAGAAGTCATGCTGTCCTTCTCCCTGTTCATATTTTCCAATCTCAGGTAAACGGTAAGACCACCTGCTCGCTCCTTCATAAAACATTGTCTCTGTAGTCCCGATCCGAGACTTATTAGTTGCTAAAAtaatcctttttaaatgtaaattgcacatTTTCGCTTCCGTTCCTCATAGAACTTGCGgttaataaattaagaaattaattttaacttaaaaGTGAACCACTGTCCACAGCCGGGCGTTTCTAAAACAATTTTCAACGCCAACTAGCTCCCTGCTGCCCCCGCAGATGTGCGCCTGTAAGAGCGGCCTTTTCCCCGTCGCGGATCCGATGAGGGATGTGCGCGCAGTACCTGCAGTCGGAGAGCGCGGTTTTCCTCACGAGCTGTGGCCAGCTGCTTTTCCATGTCCTTCAACCTCTGCTCCGCCTGCTCGAAAGAGCTCTGCAGAGCTCTCACCTGGCTCTGGGTTTCTGCGCGATCCGTGGGCTGATCTGCCAGGGGCTTCTGCAGCGGATCGTTCCCAGGCAAAAAAGCACCAAGACATCAGTTAATAATACTCGAGGAGGTTAACAGAGGCTCCATGTAAAGCAGTAATTCCTGTTTTCGGAATGGATTTGATAGCACAGCTgtggcagctggaggtggaatctCAAGGGAGCGTTCAGGGTGAGAACCACAGTCCCTTCCCAATGAGTGGCGACAGCACCGTCTACCTGCAGGTCACATGGCGAAAGAGGTGCAAAACTGCGATCGGTACCCTCACCTCAACTTTTAGGTTCCACTTCCTGGAGTTGGTGCTCTGTcaagagggagggagagagatcCCATGAGGAAACTGGTTTTGCATCCCTAAATGTTAATCATGAGACGCAATGGGAACGGTGGCCCCCATTTCAACTTGGCTTCTCACCCTCATCTGCTGCGACAGTTTCTGCATCGACTGCTGCATCCCGTCAAACTGACCGTACATCCTCTCCCTCACCATCTCCAGGGACTGCCGCACCTGTGAGACGGAGACTACAAGGCCAGTGTTGAACAACTTCTTTCCCTAAAATGCAAGGTTGTGCCAGAAGCCTCTTTGTTTTGTAGAAGAGGCCCTTAAGGTCACATAAGGGCAAAGAAAACAGGAGTCCTCCTCAGATGGACGCGTACAGCCCTGTGGGAGTGGAGTGGTTAAAGTGAAACGGCACCTGCCTCAGTCCTAATATGCTAAAGGAGACAGTGTTGAGCGGAAAGCAAGGCGATGGGGTCGCTGTGGGTGGGGTTCATGCTGTTCTGGGCCTACTGTTATTCTGCGTGTTGAAGGTCATGATGGAGAGAAGCTGGTTCAAGAGAAGCTCAGGTGACCAAGTTTGAGACCCACAGAGCTGAAGGCATCAGACAGTAGAGACAGACACATCGGCCCCAACAGGACCCTCCCTGCTTTCCCGTCCCCAGGGAACGTGTCTCATTTGCCCCCAGACCTCACCTCCCTGATGTAGTCCATCTCGTCCCTCAGGTGGCTGACGGACCACTCGTACGCCATCACCTCCCGCTGGCTGTCGCTGCCCGTCCTCTGCACCACTGCGTACACTTTGGGCCCAGGCTCCGGCGCTGGCGAAGGCTCCACAGTCCCATTTGTTGTATCGGACCGGTGCTGCGGGACACCACATGAACCAGATTGGGTTTCAGAGTAATGGGGCATGTTAGTGTGCACCTGTGTtctgacctgtgtgtgtgtgtgtgtgtgtgtgtgtgtgtgtgtgtgcattcagcCGTTAGTGCCAAGGCTAAAGCCGAGAAGTAGGAGCGTTAAAGAACAACGTCCAGGATGGGTTGCAGCCCTGTGCTTGCGTGCTCTGCTGAATGAGCTTCTGCTCTATACTGAGCACCAAAGTCCTTCAGAACCACATACTGCTCTTGCTACATGTGCTATAGTAAAACAGGGCATATACGCCGATCCAtcaaaaatgaagagaaaggaTTTGTTACAAGTTAAGGTTTGACCTCTTGGGCCTGAGGAAGATTTCAGGTGGCCTGAAGAAGTGCGATATACAAAGCCCAAGAGACTCGTAACAGCCCAAGGATGTGGGTAAAGGCAAGCGGTGGTTCCTACCTCTGCAGGTAGCTCCGCCCCCACCGGCCTCTCTCGCTGGGCATAGCCGCTAATCTTCTTCTTGGAGATGCTGGAGCTTGTCTGGCCCTGCTGAggtgcacacacgcacacacacacacgcaccgtTGCTGATGGATGGCGTTAACGTGTAAGCGTGAACCACTTTAAagctgtgctcagtccactcgAATTCCTCTTCCCAAGTCGCGCGATGCAAACATTCGGGTTTTTCGACGCGAGCTGGATTCTGAGAGGCCACCAGACTTCTGGGGAAGCGTGATCAATGATCCCCATGCGTTCTCAGCCTCCAAAGCTGGAAAAGTGGTCACGTTACATCCCCACTACCCAACTGGCCAACATTAAAAGAAGCCGCTTTCTTTAACCCAAAGCACGGGAACACGCAGCGTCCACGCCATCCTCTCCTTCGGTACTGCTGACGCAGAGAGCAGATCGAGGCGACCGTGGCCGGAACACCGCACTGTAGTTTTCTGCGAGATggacgtcactttggaggaaagcgtctgttaaatgactaaatgtaacaTATCGTAACACCCAGGAAACGTGCCTCCCGGACGTGGGGTCACTCAGTTTTTACCACGTTGTCTCAGCCGAGGTGAACCCAGCGCAGTGACATTCAAAGCACCTTCAACAAGGAGCGCAGGTTCAGCACGTTCTCATCATCCCTCGGCTCCCACACGGCCACCTAGAAGGGAGCGAGGACCTGAAAGAGGACAGCTCCTGGCATGAGGGAGTTATTTTGTCCAACCGTCAATCATTGGCTGACCGGGCCTCTTCCCTGCCAACTTTTCCACGTTTCCAAACTCTAAATCCCAACACTGGATCCATGGAGTGCTGGACAAAGCTGCAGACCCTGAAGGACTTCCCTGAAGGGCGCCGACACGGGCGCTCCCTCGAACCCgttacattattcattattattcattattcattcattagctTAGCGGTCACACCCCCCACTGCAGCAGCGTCCTTCGCCAGCTGTCTCGCTAGGCCCGAGGGCACCAATGCCGGCGCTCCCTTCAGGTTCAGgtgctgtttttcttcaacGGTGTCGCTTTAAGGTACAACGGCACAACTCTGGCTTCAGTTCCGCTCCACAGCGACGCTTTCCTGCTCCGCGAACGGACGACTAAGCGCCGGGTTCCGACCTGTGTCATTCGGGAGTTCCGAAGCTGCGGTCACACCCTTTCTGAGAATCCGGCCTTGCTGCTGAATGTGCGTCAACTTCTACCTGTCGCAACGTCACAGTGTAAGAgtcatgcgcacgcacacacactcgcacactcCTCTGCCGGGCCGCTGTGACGCGTGTGGTGGAACCTCCTGCTCTCAATACAGCGTATCCTGCAGTCAGTCCCTTTCTCTCTGCCACCTCCCGTCTCCAGATGTGTCCCGTTCGCCTGCTGTCGTGGAAACAAAGCGTTTTTGTTCCCCCCGTTTTCCAGAGCTCGCCTGTCAACGTGCGTGTCACTGAAAAGAGGTGTGTGTCCATGTCCTGCGCTACTCCGGTGCCACATTACACACCATCGTGGTGAGAGTAGGACAGGggcttgagctgctgccttcggacccaagggtcacaggtttgattctcacctctagctgtagtaccctggagcaaggtattcaccctaaactgctccagtaaagttacccagccatataaattggtgaataatTACAAGTACTTTAACACTGTGAGTTACTCTGCTCCTTATTTGCGTAGGAGATTAGAGTGAGGACGGAGGAGTGTATAAGAACGTGGTACTCAAGGCTTTTGCAGACCGATAACCATGAGCCTCGAGCCGTTGACCCCTGCCAGGGCCACGGAGCAGCACTGAAACCCAGTGTGTGACATGTAACAGCCCCCGCACTACAGCAGGCATCACAGACACCGATAGCTCCGTTCACCTTAGTTCACTTTCTGCTCTTGGCAGCTGCAACTATTTTTAAATCTCCGTACAGAGCTGATGTACCTTGTTATCGCAATTTCCATCTCAGTCTTTTATAGAAATTTCTCTGCAGTGTTTACTTTATATTCATTTTCTCCTCAGCAGTGCCTCCGCTGGAATGTCTTGGCGCGCTGCCTGCCTATCGTGGAGAGAGAGTCGAACCCGCAGCAGAGGACGACTAGTAGCAGGTAGAGACCCAGGCTTACGATGTGGAAAGGCTGGGGTTTCATGGTGTGAAACATAGtaagaaatgtttgtttgtgggtATGACTTGTGTCAGTcatggttttatatatatatctatataaagaaaataaataatatattatatatatacacagctCTAGACACTTTGACTGTGACCCAAACTGATATAACTGATATACATGAGTTTTTTTGCATCCCTTCGTGGCTGAAACACCACTTAcagtatgcatgtgtgtgtgtgtgtgtgtgtgtgtgtgtgtgtgtgtgtgtctgtatggaCTTACTGTGTCGGTGCCACTTCTCCGAGTGTCGTCCTGTTTGCCGGAGCTCTCGCTGGGATTCAGGGTCAGTCGCATGCGACGGACTCTCCTCTGGACACACGGGAAAAAAAGCCTTGAGAAAACCTTCAGAAATCGAAGTGAACCCGTGCTCTGCTTCATGGCACAAAAATTCAATGTGCCGGTAATTTCTAAGAGAAAGagcgatgatgatgacgacatTCAGTGATGTGAGATATCGACCTGGACCCTTCTTCCCATTTGCTTCTACTTTCCCTGGACATTCAAGGTCTTACGTACATCAGCCAATAAAAGTTTGACCTGTCGACCCCTTCAAGGGATCTCTACGCCAAAAGCCAAAGCAAGTGTTCATGGGAAATTGAACCATCTGGTGCACATGTGTATTTGGGGTTCTGAAATACACAAGAACATGTGGCACATGTACTCTTCAcgcccccccacctccagcatTGTTCAGTTCACTGTTTGTTCTACACCAGTGAGACAATAAGCCTCATTGGCAGATGATCAAGATAAAAAATGATTGTGTCCAGCAGTGGTAATAAACCCTCGCGTTTAACTTTGCGCAAAAACCATCCCTTCTGAATTATAACAGAATAAAAAACTGGACAGTGCAGCAAACCAAAGAGTAATACTATTGTTTGGAAAATTTCAGATATTAAAACACTTTcttcacatgaaaaaaaatataggcATGACTCTGATTGCTggatttttctggaaaaaagaaaactgcaaccACAGACACGTTGCATTAAGTGACGAGGTGATCACAACCGATAACACACCCTGaggcttttgtgtgtgtgtgtgtgtgtgtgtgtgtgtgtgtgcgcactgcTAACACAAGCCCTCACTGGGGGTGAGTGTCCAGCAGCTCTCGCCAGCCTAGCTGTTCCCGGACGTCCACTTCTCAGTCTGGGACACAAGCAAAACCCTCTGACGAAACACACAGAACTTTGCTTAATGTCAAACTACGAGACCAGGTTGTGTGACACAGTATCAGTCCACTGCAGTTCACAGAAACAGTTTTCggacgtctctctctctctctctcacacattgGCTAAGAGGGAACCTTTAACCATCTGTCCAATGACACCACGTGCGGGGGGCTCTGCCTCTGAGCTCCTCGGCTCTCAGAACGGCCACATCATGGTAATAAActggtaaacaaacacacaaacgcaccACAGCATTCCCGCATCAATGcctcctccaccccaccccaggggGTCTCCTACCTCTCTGGACCTGTCCTGGGTTTCGGTGGTCGTGGTGACCGTGCTCCAGCGGGAGCCGTAGCTCAGCATGGCTGCTCCGAGAGGCACGGCGGCTCTGGTCTGTTTTGCTCtacctggaacacacacacatgctcaggCTGTCGAGCGGGAGGGAGGGACCGAGGGGGAGGGAGATCTCTCAGTCGTGAGAGCTACGCAGCAGGATCCCTCCCCCCGCCGATACACAACAGCGTAACACCCACCCTGGCACTCCGCAGCTCCTGAATTCCGGTGCCACCCTGCGACTCGAGGCACCTTGACCGTGACACCCTCCGGTGGCGCCACACCCGGGCCGTAACCAGACAATCGGGAAGCGTCGCTGGGCCCTGTTCCACTCGACGCACCTGTTGGGCTGCGTTTCAGCTCCGTGATGGGGAATCCGCACGGGCGCCCATGGCTGCCAAAGGGCTCTCGCACCCGGCAGGAGGCGAGGCTGGTGTGAGATGCATCAGCTGAGGGACAGATTGCAGCCCGAGTTCAAAGGTCACCTCATGGCAGGTTGGCTCAGCCAGTGAAACAGCAAGGGGTGGCACTCATTAACATTGACTCAACACTTTCTGAGAAAGCGACTCACGCCGTTAAACGAGCCACACTTATTTACCCGTTTCCATGGCTGGGTGACTTTACTGGAACggtgtagggtaagtaccatgttccagggtactacagctagaggtggaattcaaactgtgacctttgggtccaaaggcagtcgctccagccactacactaccaggtacCACATTTACTCCCGAGCGATTTGCCTCTCCTCCCGCGTTGTTCGTGACCTCCGTAAGGTCGCTGTCACCGTGCCGTCGTGACCATGTTCTTTCACTCGCTAAACACAGGGAAAGGGTTCGAAAAAGCGAAGACGGCTCAGGAGCTCTCAGAGTGCGGCCGCAGGAGCGCTGCGGAGTCTTCTGTGACAAGGAGTGCGTTGTCTCGAGTCGCACTGGGCTCCCACTCGACGCTGAGTGGGTGTCGCGCTATTTGCGAGCGCAGCAGGAATGTGTCACGCACAGCAGGGTTTCGTTCGCTCTCGTTCGCTCCAGCGGGGACGTGGATGTCGGGGCCGGAACCGTGTGAGAAAAACAGGACGGGGCACATgccagagagacagacaggacGCAGGGCTGCATTCTTGATGAGGACACACCCACCCCAGGTAGCTGTATGGGGGCCCAAGAGCACAATGGAGAACTATCGTCCCGAATGGCATCAAGACACCGAGAAATGCAAGCCTGCAGGACATGCAGACGAAAATGTGTGATTGTTTCATGAGCATGATTTTGGCCACATCTGACTATAAACAGGGCGAAGAGCCCGAAAGGATACCGCGCTCACCGGCAGTATTAGTGGCGCGAAAGTTATCCGTCCCGTCGAGTAAAACGTGCAGAAGAGGGACGGGAGAAGCTCGTTCGCAGAAGGGCGGTCGCAGTTCGCCTCCACCTCAAATCCCTGTTCAGGTTTATTCTCTCTGTTTCATAACCTGTCCGTGAAATAAACATCAGTATGAAGCGCCGTAAGGGGTGTTTAGCGTCATTCGCTCTCATTAAAATGTGCAAACCTGCCTCACAAGTGGAGCTGGGAGGACGAGAAACGCGCATTGTAATGTACCGGAGTAAAGGTGCTGCACCCACCTGGACAAGGGAATAACAAGAGTTTTATTGGGGGCTTCCTCAGTGGGGGGGGCACCGCGGTAGGACTGCGTGTTTGCGTCGGCCTCCTGGACTGTGCTGACCACCTGGGGTGGGCTCGGTGTAACGCCGTGCGTATCGCCTGATGTGTGCCAAGGGTCACTGCCCACAGTGGACGTGTCCTTCCGCCACGTCCAGTTTATATGGGGAAAACCGCCTGCTGTTCCAGGACCGAGGCTGAAGGGTGTGCTCTTGTCGCCGCACACTGACGCCATCACCACTGAAAGCTCCTGCCTGTCACATAGGAAACAGCCCTCTCTCAGGGCGTGAGCCCTTGTCGTGCGCTCGGTACATTCCGCGACGGAACCTGTCGCTTAGCGTTTGCCCTGCGTTATTGAAGGTTAAAGGCGTACATAGTTTCAGCAGCTCATTGTTGCTGTGCATGTTGTTTCACATCTGTGTGGtttctcattttttcagtttcaaatcAGACCCCagtgtttcatgttttataaTATACAGAACTGTGCAACAGTCAGGGGGATGGACtagtgtggtggcatggtgggtttggccaggttctgctctctggtgggtctggggttcaagtcctacttggggtgccttgtgatggactggcatcccatcctgggtgtgtcccctcaccctgtgttgccaggttaggctccggtttgccacaatcccccttgggacaagtggtttcagacaatgtgtgtatgtgctttctttaacgacacacaaaacccttactATAATATCGTAACTTTTTGAAAAAGCAAtacttggaaatctaaaatatgctctttcccactgacaccaatgcagaagacattaagtaactgtctaaaacaaatatttttgtgaaacatctaagtgcccaagacttttgcacaCTGCTGTATATTTCatgatatatttacacacacactgtctgaagccactacTCCCAAGTCAGGTTGTGGTGAACTGCAGCCTAAGCCGGCAGTGCAGGGCacaggggagacacccaggacgggacgccagtccatcacaaggccccccaagcaggactcgaactccagacccgtcACATGGCGTGCAGCGGCTGAACCCGCCATACCGCCGTACCCCCCTCTatgatatatttataatatttcattttatattgtgcacatatatatgtatatatacatacagaaaaacacacacccgatatacagtatatttatttattttttatttttttgcagacaGTGATGCAGTAGCTTTGTAAACAGATTGAAGCATAACTCTGAGAGTAAAGTTCAAAACAGAGCTCAAGGTAAAGAGCTTGTTTCTGGCAGCCTGGCCTTGgagagagaggtgtgtgtgaccTTACCGAGTGTGGAACCTCCTTCCTCCTTGCGCACTGGGTCACAGCCCAGCTAGACAAACAGTGTGTGGCGATAGCGTGCCCTGCAACGGCAACGACTTGTACAGGtaattcaaaaacacacaagtgtgtACGCAGCAGGACACACACGAGTGCAACACTGAACTGCGGGATGCTCTGTGAATGTGTTCATAGGTGTTTCCCTTGTCCAGTTAAAGCGTCCTGCAACACACAGGTGATGGTCCACAACAAACCAGGACCGCggagacagagacagggagaaagGTGGGGGGCAGAGGGAGCGAGACGCAGCGAGGAGACGGacggcagcaggtggagtaaaGGTTACAGTTAAGAACgtggattcgaaccccagctcctgctccggtgCCCTTGAACTTACCCTGCATCGGTAGAGTAATGACCTCACGGTATAATAAATGTCAGTAACTGTAACCATCTCGGTCCTGTACCCAAATAACggaagctgccttggacaaaggtgtcagatgaacgtttaatacaataaaacactTGACCCTCAAATAAGGGGGTTCCGTAGGAGGAAAAGCCTCCACGATGtcttatgaaaatatacttttttctttctttttcagaaagctGCAGGTCACTTCCAGAGCGTACATGTAAATCCCAAATAAGAGCAGGTTCTCCTTCCCTTCTTACCTCCTCCCTTCCGCCGACAGCACGTCCTTCCACGGCGCAAATCCGCTGGAGGAGCACTCAGTCCCGACTCTCCCTCATTTATCGAGTGCCGcaggcggggtcgcggtggtccggagcctatcccggaggcCCAAGTCTACTTTGTGGAGTCCTGGGACGAGTTGCCCTTCGCATCACGGTGCAGACAATTtggatttcccagttcacccacaaCACACGTCCTCGAAcggagccggattcgaacctacgGCCGAAGAACGAGAACGTGTCCCAGAGCAAAAAGCTGTTCAATCCAACCATCGTCAACAAATGCTTGCCCTgagcggtgaaccggagcctatcccagaagcacagggatgaggggggaggagaaacactcaggatgggacagcagtccatcacagggtacctcaagcagggctcgaaccccacacccaccacccagcagacactggccaaacccactctgccaccacATGCCCCAATATCCATGCATGACTAGTTggttattcactcatttatatatttaggaACTTGTTGCAGATGATTTTCGTtacaaatagaaaatatttcGCCGTTATCATTGTCAcgtataaaacacattttattttgccattGCAGTTAACTTCAGGTGACATATTTTGGGTCTGGGAAACGTCGCTTTTGCCGTAAGAAGCAACGGGATTTGGACTCCCTCACAA of the Scleropages formosus chromosome 7, fSclFor1.1, whole genome shotgun sequence genome contains:
- the LOC108929034 gene encoding myocardial zonula adherens protein-like isoform X3; this encodes MLSYGSRWSTVTTTTETQDRSRERRVRRMRLTLNPSESSGKQDDTRRSGTDTHRSDTTNGTVEPSPAPEPGPKVYAVVQRTGSDSQREVMAYEWSVSHLRDEMDYIREVRQSLEMVRERMYGQFDGMQQSMQKLSQQMRSTNSRKWNLKVEKPLADQPTDRAETQSQVRALQSSFEQAEQRLKDMEKQLATAREENRALRLQVESSQEANSQALRDLTQSLQAQFEALLHEEQQKYGEEIKALQTHLDECMWKIEEAEKKAKVAEAQIAEKDERIGEVERLLSCMVQEKSQLEQKLHECEQLLCRLRRADHADTAAVLRSQQLAQEAADLKDRIKHLNDMVFSQQKKVKGLIKEVDALKAKVAQKDVYITELLDRIAIVECENNELEDKLNYFLSMQNVTNSTAPTRDVGCDPPFSAEMHLQEEWEPRPVKSRPSLPSRVDSGELKYTGLQ
- the LOC108929034 gene encoding myocardial zonula adherens protein-like isoform X2, with translation MLSYGSRWSTVTTTTETQDRSRERRVRRMRLTLNPSESSGKQDDTRRSGTDTGQTSSSISKKKISGYAQRERPVGAELPAEHRSDTTNGTVEPSPAPEPGPKVYAVVQRTGSDSQREVMAYEWSVSHLRDEMDYIREVRQSLEMVRERMYGQFDGMQQSMQKLSQQMRSTNSRKWNLKVEKPLADQPTDRAETQSQVRALQSSFEQAEQRLKDMEKQLATAREENRALRLQVESSQEANSQALRDLTQSLQAQFEALLHEEQQKYGEEIKALQTHLDECMWKIEEAEKKAKVAEAQIAEKDERIGEVERLLSCMVQEKSQLEQKLHECEQLLCRLRRADHADTAAVLRSQQLAQEAADLKDRIKHLNDMVFSQQKKVKGLIKEVDALKAKVAQKDVYITELLDRIAIVECENNELEDKLNYFLSMQNVTNSTAPTRDVGCDPPFSAEMHLQEEWEPRPVKSRPSLPSRVDSGELKYTGLQ
- the LOC108929034 gene encoding myocardial zonula adherens protein-like isoform X1; translation: MLSYGSRWSTVTTTTETQDRSRERRVRRMRLTLNPSESSGKQDDTRRSGTDTQGQTSSSISKKKISGYAQRERPVGAELPAEHRSDTTNGTVEPSPAPEPGPKVYAVVQRTGSDSQREVMAYEWSVSHLRDEMDYIREVRQSLEMVRERMYGQFDGMQQSMQKLSQQMRSTNSRKWNLKVEKPLADQPTDRAETQSQVRALQSSFEQAEQRLKDMEKQLATAREENRALRLQVESSQEANSQALRDLTQSLQAQFEALLHEEQQKYGEEIKALQTHLDECMWKIEEAEKKAKVAEAQIAEKDERIGEVERLLSCMVQEKSQLEQKLHECEQLLCRLRRADHADTAAVLRSQQLAQEAADLKDRIKHLNDMVFSQQKKVKGLIKEVDALKAKVAQKDVYITELLDRIAIVECENNELEDKLNYFLSMQNVTNSTAPTRDVGCDPPFSAEMHLQEEWEPRPVKSRPSLPSRVDSGELKYTGLQ